A genome region from Trichosurus vulpecula isolate mTriVul1 chromosome 5, mTriVul1.pri, whole genome shotgun sequence includes the following:
- the LOC118851038 gene encoding ESX-1 secretion-associated protein EspB-like — protein MAAASRGGSRQPVSSGGGGRASGSPARCPLQTFLPPRPRGQGDSPEHPHQKQPLEPPPPPPPQPRHSSSSSRGSSSSGGSSSSSGGSSSSSSTQSPRGAAAEPRVPWHCPPSPPGGTRVVPGQLTPASGAGGRVGGGEGAHGGGKSPDWLGRAAVPGESAPSPATQAPGAGEPLDLGDGRRSVTPPLPAWHQGHRALRGGGVGVQGAAPDRHCSRGEPPLLPGFWG, from the exons CAGCGGCGAGCCGCGGCGGCAGCAGGCAGCCTGTGAGCTCCGGCGGCGGCGGCCGAGCCAGCGGCAGCCCAGCTCGCTGCCCCCTGCAAACTTTCCTACCACCTCGTCCGAGGGGCCAGGGGGACAGCCCAGAGCACCCGCACCAGAAGCAGCCCctggagccgccgccgccgccgccgccgcaacCCCGGCA cagcagcagcagcagccgcggCAGCAGCTCCAGTGGcggcagtagcagtagcagcggcggcagtagcagcagcagcagcacccagTCTCCCCGGGGAGCAGCTGCCGAACCCCGAGTCCCTTGGCACTGCCCCCCGAGCCCTCCAGGGGGGACACGAGTGGTGCCTGGCCAGCTGACGCCTGCCTCCGGAGCTGGTGGCCgcgtggggggcggggagggtgcCCACGGTGGAGGCAAGAGCCCCGACTGGCTGGGGAGAGCTGCAGTGCCAGGGGAAAGCGCTCCCAGCCCGGCCACCCAGGCACCCGGGGCTGGGGAGCCGCTGGACTTGGGCGATGGGCGGCGCTCAGTGACGCCGCCGTTGCCCGCTTGGCATCAAGGACATCGAGCCCtccgggggggtggggtgggggtgcaggGGGCAGCCCCCGATCGTCATTGCAGCCGCGGAGAGCCTCCACTGCTGCCCGGCTTTTGGGGGTAA